The region CCACGCGGTTGGGCGCCAACCCACCCCGATTTCGAAAGAATATTTCCACAAATTCCCACCGTCCACACCCATACGCACGAACGCCCACGCCCACCGACCGGTGGACCATATTGTTTCCTGTCCCACCTCTCAGCGATACATTCTGGGTGCCGCGGCCGCCAGGGCGTGAGCCGAAAAGATCTCCTGCGCGAGCACGACCTCCCAGCTTTGGATTCCAGGCGGTCCCTACAATTTTCTGGAAACACCCCTGCTGGAAGAGTTTTCGAGGCAGGTTCCCTCCCGAGTATAAATTCAGCCAGGGGGGGAGGTCAAGCTGTTCCCACATTTACCTcgtcaggtcctcccaacaccataACTTAGCAGGTAGGTTCGCTTAGACTTCAGCCGAGGTTTCTTCATCAGCCAAGCCCAAGCCCAATCGGATTAGGGAAGCGTACTTCGACTCCGGCCGGAGTGAGGGATAGGAAGGAGGAGGGGGCTTCAGCCGAGACCCAAGGGAGAAAGGTGTGTGAGATCGATTACATTCGCTCGCTTTGCTTCTTCTCAACCCCGATCATGGGATCTCGTTTCCTTTCCTGTTTCGAGGTCGGGTGTTTTAGATGTTTCCCACAAAAATGGCTGCTGGGTGTTTTAGATGTTTCCCACAAAAATGCGTTTAATAGTTGAATTACTGTTGCAAAGTACTTCTCTGATAGGGAGTTTTCTTTCCTCGGTCTTGAATTTAATTTATTTGCTGCCGAATTAACCATTTCTTCTTAATAATTCTGTGCAGATCTCACATCAGATAGGCAACTGCAGCAGTAGAGTTCAACAAGCCGAAGGGGAAATGGCAATTGGACAGACTATGCCGAAGGGGTCTCTCGCCACCAGCTTGAGCTTCCCAAGCAGCGGCAGCACAAGGatcctggggaggaagagggtcgcTGTTTCTCCGGCTCCAAGCCCCTCAGGCCCGCACTCCCCGGTGCGGACTCTGCGCAAGCAGCGCAGCATTAGGTTCCACATGGATGACACCATCTGCCTTCTTGAATCGCTGCCTCAAGATGTCTTGGTAATTACTGCGCCCTAGTGTTCCCTTTGAAATCCGTTCTTGCTCTAGATGTGTTGCTTATCCCAATTTGGCGAAATATTTCAGGTTAAAGTCCTGTGCAAGGTGAACCACAGCGACCTGAGGCAGCTCCTCCTGGTGTCGAAGCCAGTCAGCGAAGCAGTAAGCACTGCCGACCCCTCTCTGCTAAACCCAAACCCTGCAGTGAAATTGGTTGCCCACGTAGACTGACATTGTTCTCCTCAATTTGATCTGTGCAGACAGTGGTTGCTAAGGAGCTGCATTTCGCCTTCGCGACGCCGTCGAAGGCCTCCACGGAcggcgaggaggaagatgatggcCCCGGGGCGCCCAAGCAACACAGGGTTGCACGGTCGCGCTGCCGGGGCATGAATTTGGCAAGTGTCGCCGTCAATCTGTCGGAGTCGTTCAGCAGCTTGATGTCAGAGGTGTAGGTGTACATACCACGGCACGAATTTTCCCGCTTGTACTTGTCCATCGGAGCGCTCTTTTTTCTTCATAGGCCACGTCGAACAGAAACACTTTAGTTAGTGATATATGTAGTGATCATCATATGTGTTAGTAGTAAGTTATATATGGTCATTCTTCAATGCTGCGATTGAAGAGGACACGCTGCTTTATTTCTGTGTATGTAATAGTATAAGTTATATGTAAGCGTCATGAGTGTTGGAGCTCATTAGAAGAGTATTTAGTGTAAGTTATATGTAAGCGTCATAGTGTTGGAACTCAGAAGAGACGTCTCTTCTCACTTTGTGTATGCTGTAGTGTACGATCTCTGTATACTCGTGTGCATGGGAAGTTTCTCTTATCAATAAAAGTAAAATCAGTTTGTCTTGGTCAATCTACTTCACCCTGTTTACCTTGTATACCTGATTAGTGCTCGTATATATGTGTGGTTCATTATCTGAAATATGTGGAGTAACAGACACCTCTGCTGTAATATTTTCATTAATctccatttttttcaaaaaaagggTTTGCTCCGGCCTCTGCATTTTCATTAATCTCCATGGTGGCAAGGTCTGAAATGAGTTTCGGTGGAAGTTCTGAAAGTGAAGTCGCCACTCTGTAGAAGATCTGTCGACCATCTTGCAGTAGAACTTTCAGAACTCCCAGCAGATTCAGCAATCACTAGAAATATGATACTGAACCTCAAACTGGTTCCGAAGGAGACGCGTGTGATAAGCAGCCCGGTTCATTGAATCTGCACCCCTGCAGCCTCAAACTGGTTCCGTGGGAGACGCGTGTGATAAGCAGCCCGGTTCATTGGATCTGCACCTCTGCAGCCGTCCACTGCACACCACTGACTGCACACGGTCTCTGCTTTACCAAGGAAAACAGCAGGTGCGCGGTTCTTGCACACGGCGGGGcccaatttcgtgttttgaccctttttggtaAGAATTTCAAGATCTGACTTCGG is a window of Triticum dicoccoides isolate Atlit2015 ecotype Zavitan chromosome 2B, WEW_v2.0, whole genome shotgun sequence DNA encoding:
- the LOC119363328 gene encoding F-box protein SKIP27-like produces the protein MAIGQTMPKGSLATSLSFPSSGSTRILGRKRVAVSPAPSPSGPHSPVRTLRKQRSIRFHMDDTICLLESLPQDVLVKVLCKVNHSDLRQLLLVSKPVSEATVVAKELHFAFATPSKASTDGEEEDDGPGAPKQHRVARSRCRGMNLASVAVNLSESFSSLMSEV